From Perognathus longimembris pacificus isolate PPM17 chromosome 22, ASM2315922v1, whole genome shotgun sequence, one genomic window encodes:
- the LOC125340005 gene encoding mitochondrial ornithine transporter 2-like: MKSSPPLQAAIDLTAGAVGGVACVLTGQPFDTMKVKMQAFPTLYRGLTDCFLKTYHQVGLRGFYRGTSPALLAYVAQSSVLFMCYGFCQETVRKAAGLGPGQPLSDLQNAASGSLASAFAALVLCPTELVKCRLQTTYEMELARKIEPSPKSIWPVVKNIFMKEGFLGFYHGLSSTLTQEIPGHFFYFGGYELSRSFFASGGSKDELGPVPLMLSGGIAGVCLWLIIFPLDCIKSRIQVLSASGKQAGLVRTFLTIVRDEGILTLYSGLKATMVRAIPSNAALFVVYEYSRKLMMSQLEED; encoded by the coding sequence ATGAAGTCCAGCCCCCCGCTCCAGGCCGCCATCGACCTCACGGCGGGGGCCGTGGGCGGCGTGGCGTGCGTGCTGACCGGGCAGCCCTTCGACACGATGAAGGTGAAGATGCAGGCCTTCCCCACCCTCTACCGGGGCCTCACCGACTGCTTCCTGAAGACCTACCACCAGGTGGGCCTCCGCGGCTTCTACCGGGGCACCAGCCCGGCCCTGCTGGCCTACGTGGCGCAGAGCTCCGTCCTCTTCATGTGCTACGGCTTCTGCCAGGAGACCGTGCGGAAGGCGGCCGGCCTGGGCCCGGGGCAGCCGCTGAGCGACCTGCAGAACGCGGCCTCGGGCTCGCTGGCCTCGGCCTTCGCCGCGCTGGTGCTCTGCCCCACCGAGCTGGTCAAGTGCCGGCTGCAGACCACCTACGAGATGGAGCTGGCCCGGAAGATCGAGCCTAGCCCCAAGTCCATCTGGCCCGTGGTGAAGAACATCTTCATGAAGGAGGGCTTCCTGGGCTTCTACCACGGACTCTCCAGCACGCTCACGCAGGAGATACCCGGGCATTTCTTCTACTTCGGGGGCTACGAGTTAAGCAGGTCCTTCTTCGCCTCCGGGGGCTCCAAGGACGAGCTAGGCCCTGTCCCTCTCATGCTCAGCGGGGGGATAGCTGGGGTCTGCCTCTGGCTCATCATTTTCCCCCTGGATTGTATCAAATCCAGGATCCAGGTCCTCTCTGCCTCTGGAAAGCAGGCGGGGCTGGTGAGAACCTTCTTAACGATCGTGAGAGACGAAGGCATATTGACCTTGTATTCGGGACTGAAAGCCACCATGGTTCGGGCGATCCCTTCCAATGCGGCGCTCTTTGTGGTCTATGAGTACAGCAGAAAGTTGATGATGAGCCAGCTGGAAGAAGACTGA